Proteins encoded in a region of the Nostoc sp. UHCC 0926 genome:
- a CDS encoding IS5 family transposase, with protein MINRGNLSNEQWERLKSLLPSEKPRTGKPNHDHRRVVNGILWILRTGAPWRDIPERYGKWQSVATRFYRWQKDGIWNQILAKLQAMPAAGYAYADEQAKLDWEVNYVDGTVIRAHQHAAGGILGRRRRETRSFSRGFSTKIHIRCEGKGKPITFLLSPGQRNESIFHRIFNGTRCSKRVLVEVVHVYAL; from the coding sequence ATGATCAACCGAGGAAACTTAAGTAACGAGCAGTGGGAGAGGTTAAAATCGTTACTACCATCAGAAAAACCGCGAACAGGCAAACCGAATCATGACCACCGTAGGGTTGTGAATGGCATCCTCTGGATACTGAGAACAGGGGCACCGTGGCGAGATATCCCAGAACGTTATGGAAAGTGGCAGAGTGTGGCCACAAGGTTTTATCGCTGGCAAAAAGACGGAATTTGGAACCAAATCTTAGCAAAGCTACAAGCGATGCCTGCGGCGGGCTACGCCTACGCTGATGAACAAGCAAAGCTAGACTGGGAGGTTAATTACGTTGATGGAACAGTGATCCGTGCCCACCAACACGCAGCTGGTGGAATATTGGGGCGCAGAAGACGAGAAACTAGGTCGTTCTCACGTGGTTTTAGTACGAAAATACACATACGTTGTGAGGGTAAAGGTAAACCAATAACTTTTCTTCTTAGTCCAGGTCAACGCAACGAGTCAATTTTTCACAGAATTTTTAATGGAACAAGGTGCAGTAAGCGCGTTCTGGTCGAGGTCGTCCACGTTTACGCCCTTTGA
- a CDS encoding PEP-CTERM sorting domain-containing protein yields MKSFFTLGTAQIAPSLALCATSIIASTNLAQAADLTFNWKGDAGYSASFEFIYDQTTTPAIISESGAGATKALQSLNVSFFNPSQELIATKNEVVNGVSSNQFFEFNFDTTTGNLFGAFDVGTGSGIGDVFLSNVEAPGRIFISPGATSYLYQNITADYSQLLDSSPNQIKASAVPEPTTVLATLLEGMLGIALSSNKIAFFSRKRKKIYRTYRP; encoded by the coding sequence ATGAAAAGCTTTTTCACCCTCGGGACAGCGCAGATAGCGCCTAGTTTAGCACTCTGTGCGACTTCTATCATTGCTTCTACTAATCTGGCTCAAGCTGCTGATTTAACATTTAACTGGAAGGGTGATGCTGGTTATTCGGCTTCTTTTGAGTTTATCTACGATCAAACCACTACCCCAGCCATAATTTCCGAAAGTGGTGCAGGAGCTACAAAAGCCTTGCAGTCACTCAATGTTTCTTTTTTCAATCCATCACAGGAGTTGATTGCAACTAAAAACGAAGTTGTTAATGGTGTATCAAGCAATCAGTTTTTCGAGTTTAACTTTGACACGACTACAGGCAATTTGTTTGGGGCTTTTGATGTTGGCACTGGTAGTGGCATAGGTGATGTTTTTCTCAGCAATGTTGAGGCTCCGGGTCGTATCTTCATCTCTCCGGGAGCGACCTCTTATCTTTACCAAAATATTACAGCAGACTATAGTCAATTACTCGATTCGAGTCCGAATCAGATTAAAGCATCTGCGGTTCCTGAACCGACAACTGTTTTGGCAACCCTGCTAGAAGGCATGTTAGGTATAGCACTCAGCAGCAACAAAATTGCATTCTTCTCAAGGAAGCGAAAGAAAATCTACAGGACTTACCGCCCTTGA
- a CDS encoding alpha-D-glucose phosphate-specific phosphoglucomutase, protein MNIRKVSTTPFSDQKPGTSGLRQSVKVFQQPHYLENFIQSIFDSLGDLRFQTLVLGGDGRYYNRQAIQIILKMAAANGIGRIKVGQQGILSTPATSVIIRKHQAIGGIILSASHNPGGPNGDFGVKYNISNGGPAPEKVTLAIYQRSKVIDSYQILEAPDVDLETLGESHLGETLVEVIDSVDDYQELMESLFDFELIHQLLTRGNFRFSIDALHAVAGPYAHAIFEQRLGAPVGTVQNGTPLEDFGGGHPDPNLVYAHELVDILYAENAPDFGAAFDGDGDRNMILGRKFFVTPSDSLAVLAANAKLVPGYSAGLAGVARSMPTSQAVDRVAAQIGIESYETPTGWKFFGNLLDAGKATLCGEESFGTGSNHIREKDGLWAVLFWLNILAVRQQSVEQIVREHWQTYGRNYYSRHDYEEIETGQAINLIERLRSLLPTLNGKQFGNYQVEYSDDFSYTDPVDGSVSEQQGVRIGFTDGSRIVVRLSGTGTLGATLRVYLESYEPDAAKHDLEPQLALASLITIAQEIAQIRLLTGREQPTVIT, encoded by the coding sequence ATGAACATACGTAAAGTCTCTACTACTCCCTTTAGCGACCAAAAGCCTGGTACTTCTGGGCTGCGTCAATCAGTTAAGGTTTTTCAGCAGCCCCACTACCTGGAAAATTTTATCCAATCCATCTTCGATTCTCTAGGGGACTTGCGCTTTCAAACCCTAGTTTTGGGTGGTGATGGTCGTTATTACAATCGCCAAGCCATTCAAATCATTTTGAAAATGGCTGCGGCCAATGGCATTGGGCGCATTAAAGTTGGTCAACAGGGAATTTTGTCTACTCCTGCGACTTCTGTTATTATTCGCAAGCACCAGGCTATTGGTGGTATCATCTTGTCTGCTAGCCATAATCCGGGCGGACCAAATGGTGACTTTGGCGTGAAATATAACATTAGCAATGGTGGCCCAGCACCGGAAAAGGTGACTTTAGCTATCTACCAGCGCAGTAAAGTCATTGATAGCTACCAAATTCTGGAAGCACCAGATGTAGATTTAGAAACTTTGGGTGAGTCACATTTAGGAGAGACGCTAGTTGAGGTAATTGACTCCGTAGATGATTATCAAGAGTTAATGGAGTCCCTGTTTGATTTTGAACTGATTCACCAACTGTTGACAAGAGGAAATTTTCGGTTCAGCATCGATGCCTTACATGCGGTAGCTGGCCCCTATGCCCATGCTATTTTCGAGCAACGTTTGGGCGCACCAGTAGGAACTGTGCAAAATGGTACACCCCTGGAAGATTTTGGCGGCGGACACCCTGACCCAAATCTGGTTTATGCTCATGAGTTGGTGGATATTTTGTACGCAGAGAATGCGCCGGACTTTGGGGCAGCTTTTGATGGAGATGGCGATCGCAATATGATCTTAGGGCGTAAGTTCTTTGTCACCCCTAGCGATAGCCTTGCAGTTTTAGCCGCAAACGCCAAGCTAGTCCCTGGTTATAGTGCAGGTTTAGCCGGGGTAGCGCGATCAATGCCTACTAGCCAAGCAGTGGATCGAGTTGCTGCTCAGATTGGGATTGAATCCTATGAAACACCCACTGGTTGGAAGTTTTTCGGCAATCTCTTAGACGCAGGCAAAGCTACTCTCTGCGGTGAAGAAAGTTTTGGTACCGGCTCTAACCATATCCGCGAAAAAGATGGGTTATGGGCTGTGCTGTTTTGGCTGAATATCCTAGCTGTCCGGCAACAATCTGTCGAGCAGATTGTACGGGAACACTGGCAAACCTATGGACGCAATTATTACTCTCGTCATGACTATGAAGAGATAGAGACAGGGCAAGCAATCAACTTAATAGAAAGATTGCGTTCTTTGTTGCCAACTCTCAATGGCAAGCAATTCGGTAACTATCAAGTTGAATACAGTGATGACTTTAGTTATACCGACCCTGTTGATGGCAGCGTTAGCGAGCAACAAGGTGTTCGCATTGGCTTTACCGATGGCTCTCGAATTGTGGTGCGACTTTCTGGTACGGGGACTCTTGGTGCAACCTTAAGAGTTTATCTAGAAAGCTACGAGCCAGATGCCGCAAAACATGATCTTGAGCCACAGCTTGCACTTGCTTCTTTAATTACTATTGCCCAGGAGATAGCCCAGATCCGCTTACTGACAGGACGGGAACAGCCAACTGTGATTACTTAG
- a CDS encoding SDR family NAD(P)-dependent oxidoreductase has product MEINTKRAEIMQVCLVTGGNSGVGLMTAIGLAKLGNHVFIACRSANKAAKAIDYIRQTTGNQNVKFLPLDLASLDSVRQCVKLFNSYNLPLHILVNNAGIFNNRGTTKEGFELIWGTNYLGHFLLTYLLLEKLPKSAPSRIIMLASDLALSPSGIDWNLLVKRTPLNFLKLYAVSKLCLLLLTRELSQRLNNSQVTVNAIHPGFVQSNITIWHRLSKYLGLGISSEAGAYSTLVCATSPDYQNISGKFLDSHTQEILLPEIAENQELSQQLWERSLLWAGCNQQQNTNKINYDGTDEIWGPNSLILSSDEIANITQSIFDNIIRKIPTNILLKQVVKSFIRFDIGSLFIILVQVYTRCFYMERHLDSPVIWQLCQDQNLLERLNAHLGDNLVLWRSELWVNYPAQQLIPFWHQDSYSKLLEGDGKTINAYIALTEVNEYNGFEYIPNIYLNNCQIKGSDPFSGNHFFEIPDEVAKKAIPVVLRPGEFVLFTNTLLHRSVRNNSGKVRLSLTLRLTQPGVKVLPGYTSNYQKPVILQSQK; this is encoded by the coding sequence TTGGAAATAAATACTAAGAGAGCGGAAATTATGCAAGTGTGTCTGGTTACAGGTGGTAATTCGGGTGTAGGTTTAATGACGGCTATAGGTTTAGCCAAATTAGGCAATCATGTATTTATTGCCTGTCGTTCGGCAAATAAAGCGGCAAAAGCTATAGACTACATCCGCCAAACCACCGGAAATCAAAATGTGAAATTTTTACCTCTTGATCTAGCTTCTTTAGATTCAGTTCGTCAGTGTGTAAAACTCTTTAATAGCTACAATTTGCCCTTACATATATTAGTTAACAATGCGGGGATATTCAACAACAGAGGTACAACCAAAGAAGGTTTTGAACTGATTTGGGGAACGAACTATTTAGGTCATTTTTTGTTGACTTATTTATTACTAGAAAAATTGCCAAAATCTGCTCCTAGCCGGATTATTATGTTAGCATCAGATTTAGCATTATCTCCAAGTGGTATTGACTGGAATTTATTAGTTAAAAGAACACCTTTAAATTTCCTAAAATTATATGCCGTTTCAAAACTCTGTTTATTGCTTTTAACAAGAGAACTTTCTCAACGATTAAATAATTCTCAAGTCACTGTTAACGCCATACATCCAGGCTTTGTACAATCAAATATTACTATATGGCATCGTCTCAGTAAATATTTAGGTTTAGGTATTTCTTCGGAAGCCGGAGCATATAGTACCCTTGTTTGTGCTACTTCCCCAGATTATCAAAATATTAGTGGAAAATTTTTAGATAGTCACACTCAAGAAATTTTATTACCCGAAATAGCAGAAAATCAAGAATTATCACAGCAATTATGGGAACGTAGCTTATTATGGGCAGGTTGCAACCAACAGCAGAATACAAATAAAATTAATTATGATGGGACTGATGAGATTTGGGGGCCAAACTCTCTGATTTTAAGCAGCGATGAAATAGCTAATATTACCCAATCCATCTTTGATAATATTATCCGAAAAATCCCAACAAATATATTATTAAAACAGGTAGTTAAATCATTTATTAGATTTGATATTGGTTCGTTATTCATTATATTAGTTCAAGTTTATACCAGATGTTTTTACATGGAAAGACATTTAGATTCACCTGTAATTTGGCAATTATGTCAAGATCAAAACTTATTAGAAAGGCTTAATGCTCATTTGGGGGATAATTTAGTATTATGGCGGTCAGAACTATGGGTAAATTATCCCGCCCAGCAATTAATTCCTTTTTGGCATCAAGACTCTTATTCTAAACTTCTGGAAGGAGATGGTAAAACTATCAATGCTTATATAGCTTTGACAGAAGTTAATGAATATAATGGATTTGAGTATATACCTAATATTTACTTAAACAATTGCCAGATAAAAGGAAGCGATCCTTTTAGTGGTAATCACTTTTTTGAAATTCCTGATGAAGTTGCAAAAAAAGCTATTCCTGTAGTGTTACGTCCTGGAGAGTTTGTACTATTTACTAATACACTATTACATCGTTCAGTACGTAATAATAGTGGTAAAGTCAGACTTTCTTTAACGCTAAGGTTGACTCAGCCAGGGGTAAAAGTTTTACCAGGTTATACTTCTAATTATCAGAAGCCTGTAATTTTGCAATCACAAAAATAG
- a CDS encoding phosphate/phosphite/phosphonate ABC transporter substrate-binding protein, with protein sequence MSILTSLRAVSYLAPNWFGLYQAIAAYLGRVLQLEIQLHQGECDPLQDPLLFQDQIDLAFICGLPLIRYSQEVTNQLQTLVAPVMQASRYGNSPIYYADVIVKADSNIKKFADLSEKTFCYNDPGSNSGYNLLRHWLSQEKYPQNFFGKTIESGFHQRSIRWVVEGVADCAAIDSVVLEQELRDIPELSQHLRVVEVIGPSPMPPLVVAQRLSIPLIQQMLISLLQPDVELQGVMKQFGVRRFAAVKLENYRVLNQIYCNHSFVSLSS encoded by the coding sequence ATGAGTATATTAACAAGCTTACGGGCTGTATCCTACTTAGCTCCTAATTGGTTCGGATTATATCAGGCGATCGCAGCTTATTTGGGTCGTGTTTTACAACTAGAAATCCAACTGCACCAAGGTGAATGCGATCCCCTCCAAGATCCTCTATTATTTCAAGACCAGATAGACCTCGCTTTTATTTGTGGATTACCACTAATTCGTTACAGTCAAGAAGTTACAAACCAATTGCAGACTTTGGTTGCACCTGTGATGCAAGCATCCCGGTATGGCAACAGTCCTATTTACTATGCAGATGTAATTGTCAAGGCTGATAGTAATATCAAAAAGTTTGCCGATTTGTCAGAGAAAACATTTTGCTATAACGACCCTGGTTCTAACAGTGGTTATAATTTACTTCGTCACTGGTTAAGTCAAGAAAAATATCCGCAAAATTTCTTTGGAAAAACTATAGAATCAGGTTTTCATCAACGTTCAATTCGCTGGGTAGTTGAGGGGGTGGCGGATTGTGCAGCCATTGACAGTGTAGTGTTAGAACAAGAATTACGCGATATTCCGGAATTATCACAGCATTTGCGTGTGGTGGAAGTGATCGGGCCTTCTCCTATGCCACCATTGGTAGTAGCACAGCGTCTAAGTATCCCTTTAATTCAGCAAATGCTGATTAGCTTACTCCAACCAGATGTAGAGTTACAAGGAGTTATGAAACAATTTGGTGTTAGGCGTTTTGCCGCAGTGAAGCTAGAAAATTATCGGGTACTCAACCAGATTTACTGCAATCACTCTTTTGTTAGTTTGTCTAGTTAA
- a CDS encoding DUF5674 family protein — MWRDGSSQRDIWGADWIPFNQSIAYESIINIRPSQNNRSMIIQNPEIRERVKKIAQELIGGYEPERG; from the coding sequence GTGTGGAGAGATGGTAGTAGCCAGCGAGATATTTGGGGTGCTGACTGGATTCCATTTAACCAATCAATAGCTTATGAATCGATTATTAACATCCGCCCTAGCCAAAATAATCGCTCAATGATAATTCAAAACCCAGAGATTCGAGAACGTGTTAAAAAAATTGCTCAGGAGTTAATAGGTGGATATGAACCAGAAAGGGGATGA
- a CDS encoding ParB/RepB/Spo0J family partition protein, whose translation MAKLLPQIGDKFKVAVQKTDQEQKITDLQAEVERLRALQSPELETEITKLREQLQTQIGEIGIDTGLIDPNPNQPRQTITQESIQAKARLLKKHGQITPVILVAQDNGRYMLLDGQLRWLAAKLLGWETIRALIVPQPQDLDQSSLLTFLGFEDLNPLDKAEAIFKEITKSTALEFDEVTTSLAAVLKRLERHNQVKELTKLLIATSEQQQQGLEVLGIINEEQTLFLVLLEFGLNPASVKSNLLPMLSLPEDLKKAIRHQELKGAHALALATLSSKILKISEQEAAIERIKATEKVLKESLTVPETRDLIKSIKAKYLTSEQSESKEIKVIIQKISSGLSEITLANASREELQSLQGILSHKLNEIGKLIT comes from the coding sequence ATGGCAAAATTATTACCGCAAATCGGCGATAAATTTAAAGTGGCAGTACAGAAAACTGATCAAGAACAAAAGATTACAGATTTACAAGCTGAAGTAGAAAGGTTGCGTGCATTGCAATCACCAGAATTAGAGACAGAAATCACTAAACTGCGTGAACAATTGCAAACGCAAATAGGTGAGATTGGCATTGATACAGGTCTAATTGATCCTAACCCTAACCAGCCAAGACAAACAATTACACAAGAGTCTATTCAAGCAAAAGCGAGATTACTTAAAAAACATGGGCAAATTACACCAGTAATTTTAGTGGCTCAAGATAACGGTCGTTATATGCTCTTAGACGGGCAGTTACGTTGGTTAGCAGCAAAGCTATTAGGATGGGAGACTATTCGGGCATTAATCGTACCTCAGCCGCAGGATTTAGACCAATCATCGTTATTGACTTTTTTAGGTTTTGAAGATTTAAATCCACTAGATAAGGCAGAAGCAATATTTAAAGAGATCACCAAATCAACTGCTTTAGAATTTGATGAGGTTACTACAAGTCTTGCTGCTGTACTTAAGCGGCTTGAACGTCATAATCAAGTCAAGGAGTTAACAAAATTATTAATTGCTACTAGTGAGCAGCAACAACAAGGTTTAGAAGTACTGGGTATTATTAACGAGGAGCAAACTTTATTTTTAGTGCTCTTAGAATTTGGGTTGAATCCTGCTTCTGTTAAGTCCAATCTTTTACCAATGTTATCTTTGCCAGAAGATTTAAAAAAAGCAATTCGTCATCAAGAACTCAAAGGCGCTCATGCATTGGCATTAGCAACATTATCATCAAAAATATTGAAAATTTCCGAACAAGAAGCAGCTATAGAACGAATAAAAGCAACAGAAAAGGTATTAAAAGAAAGTTTAACTGTACCTGAGACACGCGATTTAATTAAAAGCATTAAAGCTAAGTATTTAACATCAGAACAATCAGAATCGAAAGAAATAAAAGTAATTATTCAAAAAATCAGTAGTGGATTATCTGAGATTACTTTAGCTAATGCTAGTCGTGAAGAACTTCAATCTTTACAAGGAATATTGTCACATAAATTAAATGAAATTGGTAAGTTGATCACTTAA
- a CDS encoding ParA family protein, with product MKQIVLALLANAGGVGKSTISTHIAYEVSKRGYTVAMLDLDPQRSLDVFCGLSPASANLTTVELLSKDFKGDWSLVPVWDSKVEVCQGHPLLAEIANELVIRKRGEYSLADKLNKYSLPHNLIILDCPATLGMLNVNALAAATHVLVPVQLEMKAISGSAELVEWCISTSDELQLEPRPPILGFVPSMYNEVVAMHRQYLAQLPAIAERLGIKLYPKIRSSNEFKNASAYGLPLHKYRPKHPASKDFKLIVDDLIALIKEK from the coding sequence ATGAAACAAATAGTTCTCGCGCTCCTGGCTAATGCTGGTGGAGTAGGTAAGTCTACCATTAGCACACATATTGCCTATGAAGTAAGTAAGCGGGGTTATACAGTAGCGATGTTAGATTTAGACCCCCAACGTTCATTAGACGTGTTTTGTGGTTTATCACCAGCGTCAGCAAATTTAACTACAGTAGAGTTACTTTCTAAAGATTTTAAAGGTGATTGGTCATTAGTACCAGTTTGGGATTCCAAAGTTGAGGTGTGTCAAGGACATCCCTTGTTGGCTGAAATAGCTAATGAATTGGTGATCAGAAAACGTGGAGAATATAGTCTAGCCGACAAACTAAATAAATATTCATTACCTCATAACTTAATTATTTTGGACTGTCCTGCAACTTTGGGTATGCTAAATGTCAATGCTTTAGCTGCTGCTACTCATGTTTTGGTTCCAGTCCAGTTAGAAATGAAAGCTATTTCTGGTTCCGCAGAGTTAGTTGAATGGTGTATTTCCACAAGTGACGAGTTACAACTTGAACCACGCCCACCAATTTTAGGGTTTGTTCCTAGTATGTATAACGAAGTAGTAGCTATGCACAGGCAATACCTAGCACAGTTACCTGCAATTGCTGAGAGATTAGGTATAAAGTTATATCCTAAAATTCGGAGTTCTAACGAGTTTAAAAATGCTAGTGCCTATGGATTACCATTGCATAAGTATCGTCCCAAGCATCCTGCTTCCAAAGATTTCAAATTAATTGTTGATGATCTAATTGCATTAATTAAGGAAAAATAA
- a CDS encoding IS4 family transposase — protein MTLRVQILKDKFNQSLGLPFKELLPESVIRLAISELKIKYKKRLFDPFITLWAFLSQVLDPDKTCHNAVSKIIAHLAGEEVEIPSTDTSGYCQARARLSEKLLEKLFNSTAQNLEEKVTKEYLWCGRNVKVIDGSSVSMPDTLENQKEYPQHSSQQPGCGFPIAKIGVVFSLVTGAAVALCIDVLNTHDIKLARRLYSFLKPNDVLLGDRAFCAYADMVAITKLGCDAVFRKHQSRITTTRKGKIVGDCDKLVTWYKPKSCPKGLSKDEFDALPPSITVREIYYYIVILGFRTQQVSLITTLLDQATYSTLDIVGLYGKRWDVELDLRHLKTTLGMDVLRCKTPSMVRKEIYVYLLAYNLLRSLMWSAGTSYGTPPLRLSLQGTRHHLNNFIPELLAATSTKRYQLYHTLFKVIAHKAVSDRPGRSEPRVRKRRPKIYPLMTKPRHELPKQLQTA, from the coding sequence GTGACACTAAGAGTACAAATCCTCAAGGATAAATTTAACCAAAGTTTAGGTTTACCTTTCAAAGAACTATTGCCGGAATCAGTGATAAGACTTGCAATATCTGAGCTAAAAATCAAATATAAAAAGCGATTATTTGACCCATTTATAACGTTGTGGGCGTTTTTATCGCAGGTTTTAGATCCGGATAAAACTTGCCATAATGCTGTAAGTAAAATAATTGCTCATTTAGCTGGTGAAGAAGTAGAAATTCCGTCAACAGATACAAGCGGATATTGTCAAGCTAGGGCAAGGCTGTCAGAAAAATTATTAGAGAAACTTTTCAACTCAACGGCACAAAATCTAGAAGAAAAAGTTACAAAAGAATATTTATGGTGTGGTCGAAATGTGAAGGTAATAGACGGTTCATCTGTTTCTATGCCTGATACTCTAGAAAACCAGAAAGAATATCCTCAACATAGTAGTCAACAGCCCGGATGTGGCTTCCCAATTGCTAAAATTGGTGTGGTATTCAGTTTGGTGACAGGAGCCGCTGTTGCTTTGTGCATAGACGTTTTGAACACTCATGATATTAAATTAGCTAGGAGGTTGTACAGTTTTCTCAAACCAAATGATGTACTTTTAGGGGATAGGGCTTTTTGTGCTTACGCCGATATGGTTGCTATTACCAAACTTGGTTGTGATGCGGTATTCCGTAAACATCAATCTCGGATAACAACCACGCGAAAAGGTAAAATTGTTGGAGATTGTGACAAGCTTGTTACTTGGTATAAACCTAAAAGTTGTCCAAAAGGTTTGAGTAAAGATGAATTTGATGCTCTACCTCCTTCCATAACTGTGCGGGAAATTTATTACTACATTGTTATTCTTGGTTTTCGCACTCAACAAGTCAGCTTAATTACTACTCTTTTAGATCAAGCAACTTATTCTACTCTGGATATTGTTGGACTTTACGGTAAACGCTGGGATGTTGAACTAGATTTAAGACATCTCAAAACTACCTTAGGTATGGATGTTCTGCGATGTAAAACTCCCTCAATGGTACGCAAAGAAATTTACGTTTATTTACTTGCCTACAATCTACTGCGTAGTTTGATGTGGTCGGCAGGTACTAGTTACGGTACTCCTCCGTTACGCCTGTCACTGCAAGGTACTCGTCATCATTTAAATAACTTTATTCCCGAATTATTAGCAGCAACTTCAACAAAACGTTACCAACTTTATCACACTTTATTCAAAGTTATTGCTCACAAAGCTGTCAGCGATCGCCCCGGTAGAAGTGAACCACGAGTCCGTAAACGTCGCCCAAAAATTTACCCCTTGATGACCAAACCTCGGCACGAATTACCCAAGCAATTGCAAACTGCTTAA